A genomic window from Periophthalmus magnuspinnatus isolate fPerMag1 chromosome 16, fPerMag1.2.pri, whole genome shotgun sequence includes:
- the rps9 gene encoding 40S ribosomal protein S9, producing the protein MPVARSWVCRKTYVTPRRPFEKSRLDQELKLIGEYGLRNKREVWRVKFTLAKIRKAARELLTLDEKDPKRLFEGNALLRRLVRIGVLDEGKMKLDYILGLKVEDFLERRLQTQVFKLGLAKSIHHARVLIRQRHIRVRKQVVNIPSFVVRLDSQKHIDFSLRSPYGGGRPGRVKRKNAKKGQGGAGGADDEEED; encoded by the exons ATGCCTGTTGCCAGGAGTTGGGTTTGTCGTAAGACTTATGTCACCCCACGCCGTCCTTTCGAGAAGTCCCGTCTCGACCAGGAGCTGAAGCTCATTG GTGAGTATGGACTGAGGAACAAGCGTGAAGTGTGGAGGGTCAAGTTCACCCTGGCCAAAATCCGTAAGGCTGCCAGAGAGCTGCTCACTCTGGATGAGAAGGACCCCAAACGTCTCTTTGAAG GTAATGCCTTGCTGAGACGTCTGGTGAGGATCGGTGTGCTTGATGAGGGCAAGATGAAGCTGGATTACATCCTGGGTCTGAAAGTGGAAGACTTCTTGGAGAGGAGGCTGCAGACACAGGTTTTCAAACTTGGTCTTGCCAAAAGTATCCACCATGCCCGCGTCCTGATTCGCCAAAGGCATATTCG CGTCCGCAAACAGGTGGTGAACATTCCCTCATTTGTGGTTCGCCTGGACAGCCAGAAGCACATTGACTTCTCCCTCAGGTCCCCGTACGGTGGTGGACGCCCCGGACGTGTGAAGAGAAAGAACGCCAAGAAGGGCCAGGgcggagctggaggagctgacGATGAGGAGGAAGATTAA